GGAGCGGCATATGTCTACGGTCCTCAAAAAGGAGCGAATAAGGAAGAAGTTGAAGTATTGGATAAGGGATTGCAAAATTTCGCAAAAATAATAGCACAGGAATTCGGAACTGACATTCAAAAGGTTTCCGGCTCTGGAGCTGCTGGTGGCGTAGGTGGTGGCGCTGTTGTATTTCTAAATGCAACCTTAATTCCCGGAATAGATTTAATGAAAGAAATAGCAGGTTTTGATGAAGCAATTACCAACGCCGATTGGATAGTAACCGGGGAAGGTAGATTGGATAGTCAGACACTATCCGGGAAAACCATTGCTGGTGTGCTTGAATCTGCTCGCAAGCAGAAAATTCCTGTTGCGGCCTTATGTGGCGCAGTAACCTTACCCCCGGAGCAGCAAGAGGAAACGGGTCTGACTTATGTGTGTGCTATTTTAAGGGATATATCCAATTTAGAGCAGGCTGTATCTCAAAGTAAAGAAAATCTGGTTGCTGCCGCTTATAACTTCGCTAAACTCATTGATAGTAAATAGTAGTACCGCTGTTTTAGTGCTTATTGATGATATGCTGTACGATCATCCCTGAGTGCGCTCTAGAATTCTCTATGAACCACTTGTGTGTCTCCATGCCGCCGCAGATAACCCCTGCCAAGTAAAGTCCATTTACGTTACTTTCCATAGTTTCTGGGTCGTAATTCGGTAATCGTTTGGCATCACTGGACAGTTCAATACCCAAATCCTCTAAAAACTCGAAATTGGGCATATATCCGGTAAGAGCAAGGACAAAGTCATTTGGCAGTACCACTGAGCCCTCTTTTGTATTTAGATAAATTTCATCCTCGGTTATTTCTGTTACCGTACTTTTATAAAAGGCCTTGATACTACCTTCTTTAATTCTATTGATAATATCCGGACGCACCCAATATTTAACGCGTTGGCCAACTTCTGGTCCCCGAATGACAAGACTTACATCGGCACCCTTTCTCCAGCACTCCAAAGCCGAATCTATGGCCGAGTTACTTGCACCGATAACCGCAACTTTCTGTCCGGCGTAGAAATGAGGGTCTTTGTAATAGTGACTTACCTTGGGTAGGTCTTCTCCAGGAATATTGAGCAGGTTGGGTATATCATAAAAACCAGTAGCGAGAACAACATTTACACTATGGTAACTAGCCTTGTTGGTGGTTGTTTCAAAGACTCCTTTATCTTTTTTAAGGGAGGTGACCTTTTCGAATAAATTAATATTCAATTTGTTATTGGTAACGATTCTTCGATAATACTCTAGGGCTTCGTCCCTTTTAGGTTTAGCCTCTTTGCTAATAAATGGAATATTGTCTATTTCAAGTTTTTCCGAAGAAGAAAAAAATTGCATGTTGCTAGGATAGTTGTAAAGGGAATTTACAATAGGCCCCTTTTCCAGAATTATATAGGAAAGTCCATTCTTTTG
This genomic window from Maribacter sp. MJ134 contains:
- a CDS encoding YpdA family putative bacillithiol disulfide reductase, with amino-acid sequence MKLLDLIIVGGGPIGIACGLEAQKNGLSYIILEKGPIVNSLYNYPSNMQFFSSSEKLEIDNIPFISKEAKPKRDEALEYYRRIVTNNKLNINLFEKVTSLKKDKGVFETTTNKASYHSVNVVLATGFYDIPNLLNIPGEDLPKVSHYYKDPHFYAGQKVAVIGASNSAIDSALECWRKGADVSLVIRGPEVGQRVKYWVRPDIINRIKEGSIKAFYKSTVTEITEDEIYLNTKEGSVVLPNDFVLALTGYMPNFEFLEDLGIELSSDAKRLPNYDPETMESNVNGLYLAGVICGGMETHKWFIENSRAHSGMIVQHIINKH